The following are encoded in a window of Primulina eburnea isolate SZY01 chromosome 4, ASM2296580v1, whole genome shotgun sequence genomic DNA:
- the LOC140831030 gene encoding PH, RCC1 and FYVE domains-containing protein 1-like isoform X2, protein MSNSDVSRVGGPVERDIEQAITALKKGAYLLKYGRRGKPKFCPFRLANDESVLIWFSGKEEKHLKLGHVSRIISGQRTPIFQRHPRPEKEYQSFSLIYNDRSLDLICKDKEEAEAWFSGLKALISRGHQRKWKSESRNDGVSSGANSPRTYTRRSSPLHSPFGSGDSLQKDGPDQLRLHSPCESPPKYGGPDKTFSDVILYAGPPKGFFPPESASASLHSQSTGNSEGLHGHVKGIGVDAFRVSLSSAVSSSSQGSGHDDGDTLGDVFFWGEGAGDGVIGGGPHRVGSCLSAKMDSMLPKALESAVVLDVQNVACGGRHAVLVTKQGEIFSWGEELGGRLGHGVDSDVLHPKLIDTLSNTNIELVACGENHSCAVTLSGDLYTWGDGRFGILGHGNEVSHWLPKRVNGPLEGIHVSFVSCGPWHTAVVTSAGQLFTFGDGTFGVLGHGNRLSVSKPREVESLKGLRTVRAACGVWHTSAVVEVMVENSNSSSCSSGKLFTWGDGDKGRLGHGIKEARLVPTCVTALVEPNFCQVACGHSLTVALTTSGHVYTMGSPVYGQLGRPQADGKLPARVEGKLLKSHVEEIACGAYHVAVLTSRTEVYSWGKGANGRLGHGDTDDKNSPTLVDSLKDKQVKSISCGTNFTTAICLHKWVSGIDQSMCSGCRLPFNFKRKRHNCYNCGLVFCHSCSSKKSQRASMAPNPNKACRVCDNCFNKLKKALETDSSTHSSVSRRANMNQGMNDIAEKNEKLDTISRPYLSRFSSIESLKQEESRSSKRNKKPEFSSSRVSPIPNGSSQWGALNISKSFNPVFGSSKKFFSVSVPGSRIVSRATSPISRRLSPPRSTTPTPTLGGLASPKIVLNDTKRMNDSLGEEVLKLRSQVASLSSKAQFQEVELERTTKQLKEAIAIAGEEAVKCKAAKEVIKSLTAQLKEMAERLPLGSARNTKSPTFASLSSPLTVDVSNVYVDQFNCQINGQAQESNESNNLLSNWSSTASNCSLGTIRQNHTEAMTRNGNKAKESDTHNENEWVEQDEPGVYITLTSLPGGRKDLKRVRFSRKRFSEKQAEQWWAENRARVYGLYNVRVVDKSSIGVGSEDLAH, encoded by the exons ATGAGCAACTCTGATGTCAGCAGAGTCGGTGGGCCAGTGGAGAGAGACATCGAGCAG GCCATTACCGCACTTAAGAAAGGTGCATACTTACTCAAGTATGGAAGAAGAGGAAAGCCCAAGTTTTGTCCATTCCGGCTGGCTAAT GATGAATCTGTTCTGATATGGTTCTCAGGTAAAGAGGAGAAACACCTTAAACTTGGCCATGTGTCCAGAATTATATCTGGTCAGAGAACT CCAATTTTTCAAAGGCACCCACGACCTGAAAAGGAGTATCAGTCCTTTTCTCTTATATACAACGACAGATCGCTAGATTTG ATATGCAAGGACAAGGAAGAAGCAGAGGCATGGTTTAGTGGACTCAAGGCATTGATTTCACGTGGTCATCAGCGTAAGTGGAAATCTGAATCAAGGAATGATGGAGTTTCATCAGGAGCTAATAGCCCCAGAACATACACACGAAGAAGTTCTCCGCTACATTCTCCATTTGGAAGTGGCGATAGCTTGCAGAAG GATGGACCTGATCAACTTCGCCTGCATAGTCCATGTGAAAGCCCTCCTAAATATGGTGGTCCGGATAAGACATTTTCAGATGTGATTTTATATGCTGGGCCTCCCAAGGGTTTCTTCCCCCCAGAATCTGCCAGTGCTTCTCTCCATTCACAGTCAACTGGTAACTCAGAAGGTTTACATGGTCACGTGAAAGGAATCGGGGTTGATGCCTTCAGAGTAAGTCTTTCTAGTGCTGTAAGTTCATCAAGTCAGGGTTCTGGTCATGATGATGGTGATACCTTGGGGGATGTTTTCTTTTGGGGGGAAGGCGCTGGTGATGGTGTTATCGGTGGTGGACCACACAGAGTGGGAAGTTGTCTTAGTGctaaaatggactctatgttgCCCAAGGCATTGGAATCTGCTGTCGTATTGGATGTTCAGAATGTTGCTTGTGGTGGACGACATGCTGTCCTAGTGACTAAACAAGGAGAAATATTCTCTTGGGGGGAGGAATTGGGTGGTAGACTTGGTCATGGTGTAGATTCAGATGTCTTGCATCCAAAGCTAATTGATACCCTGAGCAACAcaaacattgaacttgttgcATGTGGGGAAAATCATTCTTGTGCTGTCACACTTTCTGGTGATTTGTACACTTGGGGTGATGGTCGTTTTGGAATTCTGGGGCATGGGAATGAAGTGAGTCATTGGTTACCTAAAAGGGTTAATGGACCACTGGAGGGAATACATGTTTCTTTTGTCTCATGTGGGCCATGGCATACTGCCGTTGTGACCTCTGCTGGGCAGTTGTTTACTTTTGGCGATGGAACTTTTGGGGTTCTTGGTCACGGAAATCGTCTAAGTGTTTCAAAGCCTAGAGAAGTGGAATCCTTAAAAGGTCTCCGTACTGTACGAGCAGCTTGCGGTGTTTGGCATACTTCTGCAGTTGTTGAAGTTATGGTTGAGAACTCAAACTCAAGTAGTTGTTCTTCAGGCAAACTTTTTACATGGGGAGATGGGGACAAAGGTCGACTTGGACATGGAATCAAGGAAGCAAGACTTGTTCCAACCTGTGTTACTGCTCTAGTTGAACCGAACTTTTGCCAGGTTGCTTGTGGACACAGCTTGACAGTTGCTCTTACAACCTCTGGCCATGTATACACCATGGGAAGTCCTGTTTATGGGCAGCTTGGCCGCCCTCAAGCTGATGGGAAGCTCCCAGCACGTGTTGAAGGAAAACTTTTGAAGAGTCATGTGGAGGAGATAGCTTGTGGTGCCTATCATGTGGCCGTGTTGACTTCGAGAACTGAAGTTTATTCATGGGGGAAGGGAGCAAATGGGAGATTGGGCCATGGGGATACTGATGACAAAAATTCTCCAACCTTGGTGGACTCTCTGAAAGACAAACAGGTAAAAAGTATTTCTTGTGGAACTAATTTCACCACAGCCATCTGCCTACACAAATGGGTCTCAGGGATTGATCAGTCCATGTGCTCTGGATGCCGTTtaccatttaatttcaaaagaAAACGCCATAATTGTTACAATTGTGGACTCGTGTTTTGTCATTCATGCAGCAGCAAAAAGTCGCAGAGGGCTTCTATGGCACCAAATCCTAACAAAGCATGCCGAGTTTGTGATAATTGTTTCAACAAATTGAAAAAAGCTCTTGAAACTGACTCATCGACTCACTCATCAGTTAGTAGGAGAGCGAATATGAATCAGGGGATGAATGATATTGCAGAAAAAAATGAGAAGTTGGACACAATATCCCGTCCCTATCTATCTAGATTCTCTTCAATAGAATCCTTGAAACAAGAGGAGAGCCGCTCTtccaaaagaaacaaaaaaccAGAATTCAGTAGCAGCCGTGTATCACCTATCCCAAATGGAAGCTCCCAGTGGGGGGCACTTAATATCTCCAAGTCTTTCAACCCAGTATTTGGCTCATCAAAGAAGTTTTTCTCAGTTTCTGTTCCTGGATCAAGAATTGTTTCTCGAGCAACATCGCCAATTTCAAGAAGGCTAAGCCCCCCTCGTTCTACCACACCAACTCCCACTTTAGGAGGACTTGCGTCTCCTAAGATTGTGTTGAATGACACAAAAAGGATGAATGATAGCCTTGGTGAAGAAGTTCTTAAATTAAGATCGCAG GTGGCAAGTCTTTCCAGCAAGGCTCAATTTCAGGAGGTAGAGCTTGAAAGAACAACTAAACAGCTGAAGGAGGCAATAGCAATTGCAGGAGAAGAGGCTGTCAAATGCAAAGCCGCAAAAGAAGTGATAAAATCACTAACTGCGCAA CTGAAAGAAATGGCTGAAAGGCTTCCTCTTGGCTCTGCTAGAAACACCAAATCTCCGACTTTCGCTTCTCTTAGCTCTCCTTTAACAGTTGATGTTTCAAATGTGTACGTTGATCAGTTCAATTGTCAAATAAACGGCCAGGCACAGGAGTCTAATGAGTCAAACAACCTGCTTTCTAATTGGTCCAGCACTGCCAGTAATTGCAGTTTGGGTACCATCAGACAAAATCATACAGAAGCAATGACAAGAAATGGAAACAAAGCAAAAGAAAGTGATACTCATAATGAGAATGAATGGGTTGAGCAAGACGAGCCAGGTGTATATATAACTCTTACCTCTCTACCTGGAGGGCGTAAAGATCTGAAGCGAGTCCGTTTCAG TCGGAAGCGATTTAGCGAGAAGCAAGCAGAACAATGGTGGGCTGAGAACCGGGCTAGAGTATATGGACTGTATAATGTACGGGTGGTTGACAAATCAAGCATCGGCGTTGGAAGTGAAGACTTGGCACATTGA
- the LOC140831030 gene encoding PH, RCC1 and FYVE domains-containing protein 1-like isoform X1, producing the protein MSNSDVSRVGGPVERDIEQAITALKKGAYLLKYGRRGKPKFCPFRLANDESVLIWFSGKEEKHLKLGHVSRIISGQRTPIFQRHPRPEKEYQSFSLIYNDRSLDLICKDKEEAEAWFSGLKALISRGHQRKWKSESRNDGVSSGANSPRTYTRRSSPLHSPFGSGDSLQKQDGPDQLRLHSPCESPPKYGGPDKTFSDVILYAGPPKGFFPPESASASLHSQSTGNSEGLHGHVKGIGVDAFRVSLSSAVSSSSQGSGHDDGDTLGDVFFWGEGAGDGVIGGGPHRVGSCLSAKMDSMLPKALESAVVLDVQNVACGGRHAVLVTKQGEIFSWGEELGGRLGHGVDSDVLHPKLIDTLSNTNIELVACGENHSCAVTLSGDLYTWGDGRFGILGHGNEVSHWLPKRVNGPLEGIHVSFVSCGPWHTAVVTSAGQLFTFGDGTFGVLGHGNRLSVSKPREVESLKGLRTVRAACGVWHTSAVVEVMVENSNSSSCSSGKLFTWGDGDKGRLGHGIKEARLVPTCVTALVEPNFCQVACGHSLTVALTTSGHVYTMGSPVYGQLGRPQADGKLPARVEGKLLKSHVEEIACGAYHVAVLTSRTEVYSWGKGANGRLGHGDTDDKNSPTLVDSLKDKQVKSISCGTNFTTAICLHKWVSGIDQSMCSGCRLPFNFKRKRHNCYNCGLVFCHSCSSKKSQRASMAPNPNKACRVCDNCFNKLKKALETDSSTHSSVSRRANMNQGMNDIAEKNEKLDTISRPYLSRFSSIESLKQEESRSSKRNKKPEFSSSRVSPIPNGSSQWGALNISKSFNPVFGSSKKFFSVSVPGSRIVSRATSPISRRLSPPRSTTPTPTLGGLASPKIVLNDTKRMNDSLGEEVLKLRSQVASLSSKAQFQEVELERTTKQLKEAIAIAGEEAVKCKAAKEVIKSLTAQLKEMAERLPLGSARNTKSPTFASLSSPLTVDVSNVYVDQFNCQINGQAQESNESNNLLSNWSSTASNCSLGTIRQNHTEAMTRNGNKAKESDTHNENEWVEQDEPGVYITLTSLPGGRKDLKRVRFSRKRFSEKQAEQWWAENRARVYGLYNVRVVDKSSIGVGSEDLAH; encoded by the exons ATGAGCAACTCTGATGTCAGCAGAGTCGGTGGGCCAGTGGAGAGAGACATCGAGCAG GCCATTACCGCACTTAAGAAAGGTGCATACTTACTCAAGTATGGAAGAAGAGGAAAGCCCAAGTTTTGTCCATTCCGGCTGGCTAAT GATGAATCTGTTCTGATATGGTTCTCAGGTAAAGAGGAGAAACACCTTAAACTTGGCCATGTGTCCAGAATTATATCTGGTCAGAGAACT CCAATTTTTCAAAGGCACCCACGACCTGAAAAGGAGTATCAGTCCTTTTCTCTTATATACAACGACAGATCGCTAGATTTG ATATGCAAGGACAAGGAAGAAGCAGAGGCATGGTTTAGTGGACTCAAGGCATTGATTTCACGTGGTCATCAGCGTAAGTGGAAATCTGAATCAAGGAATGATGGAGTTTCATCAGGAGCTAATAGCCCCAGAACATACACACGAAGAAGTTCTCCGCTACATTCTCCATTTGGAAGTGGCGATAGCTTGCAGAAG CAGGATGGACCTGATCAACTTCGCCTGCATAGTCCATGTGAAAGCCCTCCTAAATATGGTGGTCCGGATAAGACATTTTCAGATGTGATTTTATATGCTGGGCCTCCCAAGGGTTTCTTCCCCCCAGAATCTGCCAGTGCTTCTCTCCATTCACAGTCAACTGGTAACTCAGAAGGTTTACATGGTCACGTGAAAGGAATCGGGGTTGATGCCTTCAGAGTAAGTCTTTCTAGTGCTGTAAGTTCATCAAGTCAGGGTTCTGGTCATGATGATGGTGATACCTTGGGGGATGTTTTCTTTTGGGGGGAAGGCGCTGGTGATGGTGTTATCGGTGGTGGACCACACAGAGTGGGAAGTTGTCTTAGTGctaaaatggactctatgttgCCCAAGGCATTGGAATCTGCTGTCGTATTGGATGTTCAGAATGTTGCTTGTGGTGGACGACATGCTGTCCTAGTGACTAAACAAGGAGAAATATTCTCTTGGGGGGAGGAATTGGGTGGTAGACTTGGTCATGGTGTAGATTCAGATGTCTTGCATCCAAAGCTAATTGATACCCTGAGCAACAcaaacattgaacttgttgcATGTGGGGAAAATCATTCTTGTGCTGTCACACTTTCTGGTGATTTGTACACTTGGGGTGATGGTCGTTTTGGAATTCTGGGGCATGGGAATGAAGTGAGTCATTGGTTACCTAAAAGGGTTAATGGACCACTGGAGGGAATACATGTTTCTTTTGTCTCATGTGGGCCATGGCATACTGCCGTTGTGACCTCTGCTGGGCAGTTGTTTACTTTTGGCGATGGAACTTTTGGGGTTCTTGGTCACGGAAATCGTCTAAGTGTTTCAAAGCCTAGAGAAGTGGAATCCTTAAAAGGTCTCCGTACTGTACGAGCAGCTTGCGGTGTTTGGCATACTTCTGCAGTTGTTGAAGTTATGGTTGAGAACTCAAACTCAAGTAGTTGTTCTTCAGGCAAACTTTTTACATGGGGAGATGGGGACAAAGGTCGACTTGGACATGGAATCAAGGAAGCAAGACTTGTTCCAACCTGTGTTACTGCTCTAGTTGAACCGAACTTTTGCCAGGTTGCTTGTGGACACAGCTTGACAGTTGCTCTTACAACCTCTGGCCATGTATACACCATGGGAAGTCCTGTTTATGGGCAGCTTGGCCGCCCTCAAGCTGATGGGAAGCTCCCAGCACGTGTTGAAGGAAAACTTTTGAAGAGTCATGTGGAGGAGATAGCTTGTGGTGCCTATCATGTGGCCGTGTTGACTTCGAGAACTGAAGTTTATTCATGGGGGAAGGGAGCAAATGGGAGATTGGGCCATGGGGATACTGATGACAAAAATTCTCCAACCTTGGTGGACTCTCTGAAAGACAAACAGGTAAAAAGTATTTCTTGTGGAACTAATTTCACCACAGCCATCTGCCTACACAAATGGGTCTCAGGGATTGATCAGTCCATGTGCTCTGGATGCCGTTtaccatttaatttcaaaagaAAACGCCATAATTGTTACAATTGTGGACTCGTGTTTTGTCATTCATGCAGCAGCAAAAAGTCGCAGAGGGCTTCTATGGCACCAAATCCTAACAAAGCATGCCGAGTTTGTGATAATTGTTTCAACAAATTGAAAAAAGCTCTTGAAACTGACTCATCGACTCACTCATCAGTTAGTAGGAGAGCGAATATGAATCAGGGGATGAATGATATTGCAGAAAAAAATGAGAAGTTGGACACAATATCCCGTCCCTATCTATCTAGATTCTCTTCAATAGAATCCTTGAAACAAGAGGAGAGCCGCTCTtccaaaagaaacaaaaaaccAGAATTCAGTAGCAGCCGTGTATCACCTATCCCAAATGGAAGCTCCCAGTGGGGGGCACTTAATATCTCCAAGTCTTTCAACCCAGTATTTGGCTCATCAAAGAAGTTTTTCTCAGTTTCTGTTCCTGGATCAAGAATTGTTTCTCGAGCAACATCGCCAATTTCAAGAAGGCTAAGCCCCCCTCGTTCTACCACACCAACTCCCACTTTAGGAGGACTTGCGTCTCCTAAGATTGTGTTGAATGACACAAAAAGGATGAATGATAGCCTTGGTGAAGAAGTTCTTAAATTAAGATCGCAG GTGGCAAGTCTTTCCAGCAAGGCTCAATTTCAGGAGGTAGAGCTTGAAAGAACAACTAAACAGCTGAAGGAGGCAATAGCAATTGCAGGAGAAGAGGCTGTCAAATGCAAAGCCGCAAAAGAAGTGATAAAATCACTAACTGCGCAA CTGAAAGAAATGGCTGAAAGGCTTCCTCTTGGCTCTGCTAGAAACACCAAATCTCCGACTTTCGCTTCTCTTAGCTCTCCTTTAACAGTTGATGTTTCAAATGTGTACGTTGATCAGTTCAATTGTCAAATAAACGGCCAGGCACAGGAGTCTAATGAGTCAAACAACCTGCTTTCTAATTGGTCCAGCACTGCCAGTAATTGCAGTTTGGGTACCATCAGACAAAATCATACAGAAGCAATGACAAGAAATGGAAACAAAGCAAAAGAAAGTGATACTCATAATGAGAATGAATGGGTTGAGCAAGACGAGCCAGGTGTATATATAACTCTTACCTCTCTACCTGGAGGGCGTAAAGATCTGAAGCGAGTCCGTTTCAG TCGGAAGCGATTTAGCGAGAAGCAAGCAGAACAATGGTGGGCTGAGAACCGGGCTAGAGTATATGGACTGTATAATGTACGGGTGGTTGACAAATCAAGCATCGGCGTTGGAAGTGAAGACTTGGCACATTGA